In Chaetodon trifascialis isolate fChaTrf1 chromosome 4, fChaTrf1.hap1, whole genome shotgun sequence, one DNA window encodes the following:
- the ctbs gene encoding di-N-acetylchitobiase isoform X2, translated as MRTEWLRDLPVAPTLPGLKFLPPLFLKMSWFLLLLSSTVLVCGATVCPCERPELCQQIREEADFEVFVFDVGGKTWKSYNWSMVTTVATFGKYDAELMCYAHSKGARVVLKGDVPLSYIVDQENRTAWITEKVNLAKSQFMDGINIDIEQAVEEGSPEYDALTNLVKETTEAFHREIPGSQVSFDVAWSPKCIDKRCYDYATIAESCDLLFVMSYDEQSQIMGDCIAMANAPLAQTLNAYEQYLNLKIDPKKLVMGLPWYGYDYPCLNLSQGICFIAKVPFRGAPCSDAAGKQKTYKWIMTQVNTSLSGRLWDNEQQAPYFNYEDQKGQIHQVWYDDPQSVCPKADYVRSKGLRGIGMWNGNILDYSDEPVARQQTAMMWNALLGC; from the exons ATGCGCACAGAGTGGCTCAGAGATTTACCGGTTGCACCGACTTTGCCCGGTCTAAAGTTCCTGCCCccactgtttttaaaaatgtcctgGTTTCTTCTGTTGTTGTCGTCGACAGTCCTGGTCTGCGGGGCTACCGTGTGTCCGTGTGAGAGGCCGGAGCTCTGTCAGCAGATCCGCGAGGAGGCAGACTTTGAG gtgtttgtgtttgacgtGGGTGGAAAGACATGGAAGTCCTACAACTGGAGCATGGTGACGACGGTGGCAACGTTTGGAAAATACGATGCTGAACTCATGTGTTACGCTCACTCCAAAGGAGCACGAGTTGTACTCAAAG GGGATGTTCCCCTCTCCTACATTGTGGACCAAGAAAACAGGACAGCGTGGATAACAGAGAAAGTCAACTTGGCCAAGAGTCAGTTTATGGATGGGATCAACATCGACATTGAACAAGCAGTGGAGGAGGGCTCGCCAGAGTACGATGCTTTGACAAACCTTGTCAAAGAGACCACGGAGGCCTTCCACCGGGAGATCCCAGGTTCACAG GTCTCATTTGACGTTGCCTGGTCACCAAAATGTATCGACAAGCGCTGCTATGATTATGCTACGATTGCTGAATCCTGTGACCTGCTGTTTGTGATGTCCTATGATGAGCAGAGCCAGATCATGGGGGACTGTATTGCAATGGCAAATGCTCCACTTGCTCAAACACTGAATG CCTATGAGCAATATTTGAATCTGAAGATCGATCCAAAGAAGCTAGTGATGGGATTGCCATGGTACGGCTATGACTACCCATGCCTCAACCTTTCCCAG GGAATATGTTTTATCGCCAAAGTTCCTTTCCGTGGCGCGCCCTGCAGCGATGCCGCTGGAAAACAGAAGACGTACAAGTGGATCATGACGCAGGTCAACACCTCTTTGTCTGGCAGGCTCTGGGACAACGAGCAGCAGGCTCCTTACTTCAATTACGAg GACCAGAAAGGACAGATTCATCAGGTTTGGTATGATGACCCGCAGAGTGTTTGTCCCAAGGCGGACTATGTGAGATCGAAAGGTCTGAGGGGCATTGGCATGTGGAATGGCAACATCTTGGATTATAGTGATGAACCTGTCGCCAGGCAGCAGACCGCAATGATGTGGAATGCACTCTTAGGATGCTAG
- the spata1 gene encoding spermatogenesis-associated protein 1 has translation MLPGLTMELSYESVRYPEDRRPASCKFVELHVLYVPDDQWDVKLNKVPAEAIESFISAGFIRVYPDITLKTLRSELGALLGAERSIDKFSFLKCVGRSLALVKSKQERDLKVKTFAPPYAPQPELYLLPSVENGSSVCSQPLTPDTSSGSSDHQTYYHPPKTCGLPAGTKEPVKFPLIPQCSHQPPPTPSLEEEEEEEEEEEEEEEDEEQSYSSSEAEGENEEEGLSSNKLEWAEQECCPRKAQNQRAPQAVSQNKAFKECEADSAHVKELVETEETCGTKKRHHRPKRAATDSRAAPSLEDRDSGFSLTDGLRTSKDALKSTRNKPMSGVTDSPAVLSRPVRCTSPPPGLHLVTQKPDAFPVFQANREELIEEIKLVREDRKQLEWTRQELLRKGKDLLAQNRHRRNQARDSWKKKYFETKKCTAPLEENLKNLRQELETFYNKLLHQLQARDIRGKPRRQGRSSIKNELIIQIMTESHEIDNLKRKVEDAKMKLVTEIKLRKQAATELRALKAELAQKKSQSSHPGPMASLSFGDTTRDRTQVQSTSM, from the exons atgctgcctGGACTGACCATGGAGCTGTCTTATGAGTCAGTGAGATATCCTGAGGACAGAAGACCGGCCAGCTGTAAG TTTGTGGAGCTCCATGTGCTGTATGTGCCAGATGACCAGTGGGATGTGAAGCTTAATAAAGTTCCTGCCGAGGCCATAGAGAGCTTCATATCTGCGGGCTTTATCAG GGTTTATCCTGACATCACTCTGAAAACTCTGAGGAGCGAGCTGGGAGCTCTTCTTGGCGCCGAGAGGAGCATTGACAAATTCTCCTTCCTGAAATGTGTGGGCCGCAGTCTGGCACTG GTCAAGAGCAAACAGGAGAGGgatttgaaagtgaaaacattcGCTCCACCGTAT GCCCCACAGCCCGAGCTGTACCTGCTGCCCTCTGTGGAGAACGGCAGCAGTGTTTGCTCCCAGCCTCTCACCCCAGACACCAGCAGCGGCTCCTCTGACCACCAGACCTATTACCACCCTCCCAAGACGTGCGGCCTGCCAGCAGGAACAAAAGAGCCTGTTAAATTCCCCCTCATCCCCCAGTGTTCCCATCAGCCGCCTCCCACCCCCAGcctggaagaggaagaggaagaggaggaggaagaggaggaggaggaggaggatgaagagcagagcTATAGTTCCTCAGAGgcagaaggagaaaatgaagaggagggtCTTTCTTCCAACAAGTTAGAGTGGGCAGAGCAGGAGTGTTGCCCAAGGAAGGCTCAGAATCAGAGGGCACCACAGGCTGTTTCGCAGAATAAAG CTTTCAAAGAGTGTGAAGCTGATTCAGCTCACGTGAAAGAGCTGGTAGAGACAGAAGAAACCTGCGGAACGAAGAAACGGCACCACAGACCAAAGAGAGCGGCCACAGACTCGAGAGCAGCTCCgtctctggaggacagagattcAGGCTTCTCCCTCACAGACGG gcTGAGGACATCAAAAGACGCACTGAAGTCCACCAGGAATAAGCCAATGAGCGGG gTGACAGACAGTCCAGCGGTGTTGTCTCGGCCTGTTCGGTGCACCTCTCCCCCTCCAGGTCTGCACTTGGTCACTCAAAAACCAGATGCCTTTCCTGTCTTTCAGGCGAACA GAGAGGAACTGATCGAGGAAATCAAGCTGgtgagagaggacaggaagcaaCTGGAGTGGACGAGACAGGAGTTGCTCAGAAAGGGGAAAGATCTGTTGGCTCAAAACAGACATCGCAGGAACCAAG CACGTGACAGCTGGAAGAAGAAATATTTTGAAACCAAGAAGTGCACAGCACCATTGgaggaaaatctgaaaaatttGCGACAAGAGTTGGAGACATTTTACAACAAACTCCTGCACCAGCTCCAGGCCAGAGATATCAGAGGGAAGCCACGACGACAGGGCAGATCTTCCATAAAG AATGAGCTCATCATTCAGATCATGACGGAGAGCCATGAGATTGACAACCTGAAGAGGAAGGTAGAGGACGCCAAGATGAAGCTGGTAACAGAGATAAAG TTGAGGAAACAGGCTGCCACAGAGCTGAGGGCCCTGAAGGCTGAGCTGGCCCAGAAGAAGAGCCAGTCCTCTCATCCTGGTCCTATGGCCTCTTTAAGCTTTGGAGATACCACACGGGACAGAACCCAAGTTCAAAGCACCTCCATGTAG
- the LOC139330565 gene encoding guanine nucleotide-binding protein G(I)/G(S)/G(O) subunit gamma-5 produces the protein MSGSSSIVAMKKIVQQLRLEAGLNRVKVSQAAADLQQFCLQNAMQDPLLTGMSSSNNPFRPQKVCSFL, from the exons ATGTCGGGATCATCCAGCATCGTAGCGATGAAGAAAATCGTCCAGCAGTTGCGCCTCGAAGCCGGCTTAAACAGAGTAAAG GTGTCCCAGGCCGCGGCGGACCTGCAGCAGTTCTGCCTTCAGAACGCCATGCAGGACCCCCTGCTCACCGGCATGTCGTCCAGCAACAACCCGTTCAGACCGCAGAAGGTCTGCTCCTTCCTATAG
- the ctbs gene encoding di-N-acetylchitobiase isoform X1, with protein MRTEWLRDLPVAPTLPGLKFLPPLFLKMSWFLLLLSSTVLVCGATVCPCERPELCQQIREEADFEVFVFDVGGKTWKSYNWSMVTTVATFGKYDAELMCYAHSKGARVVLKGDVPLSYIVDQENRTAWITEKVNLAKSQFMDGINIDIEQAVEEGSPEYDALTNLVKETTEAFHREIPGSQVSFDVAWSPKCIDKRCYDYATIAESCDLLFVMSYDEQSQIMGDCIAMANAPLAQTLNAYEQYLNLKIDPKKLVMGLPWYGYDYPCLNLSQEGICFIAKVPFRGAPCSDAAGKQKTYKWIMTQVNTSLSGRLWDNEQQAPYFNYEDQKGQIHQVWYDDPQSVCPKADYVRSKGLRGIGMWNGNILDYSDEPVARQQTAMMWNALLGC; from the exons ATGCGCACAGAGTGGCTCAGAGATTTACCGGTTGCACCGACTTTGCCCGGTCTAAAGTTCCTGCCCccactgtttttaaaaatgtcctgGTTTCTTCTGTTGTTGTCGTCGACAGTCCTGGTCTGCGGGGCTACCGTGTGTCCGTGTGAGAGGCCGGAGCTCTGTCAGCAGATCCGCGAGGAGGCAGACTTTGAG gtgtttgtgtttgacgtGGGTGGAAAGACATGGAAGTCCTACAACTGGAGCATGGTGACGACGGTGGCAACGTTTGGAAAATACGATGCTGAACTCATGTGTTACGCTCACTCCAAAGGAGCACGAGTTGTACTCAAAG GGGATGTTCCCCTCTCCTACATTGTGGACCAAGAAAACAGGACAGCGTGGATAACAGAGAAAGTCAACTTGGCCAAGAGTCAGTTTATGGATGGGATCAACATCGACATTGAACAAGCAGTGGAGGAGGGCTCGCCAGAGTACGATGCTTTGACAAACCTTGTCAAAGAGACCACGGAGGCCTTCCACCGGGAGATCCCAGGTTCACAG GTCTCATTTGACGTTGCCTGGTCACCAAAATGTATCGACAAGCGCTGCTATGATTATGCTACGATTGCTGAATCCTGTGACCTGCTGTTTGTGATGTCCTATGATGAGCAGAGCCAGATCATGGGGGACTGTATTGCAATGGCAAATGCTCCACTTGCTCAAACACTGAATG CCTATGAGCAATATTTGAATCTGAAGATCGATCCAAAGAAGCTAGTGATGGGATTGCCATGGTACGGCTATGACTACCCATGCCTCAACCTTTCCCAG GAGGGAATATGTTTTATCGCCAAAGTTCCTTTCCGTGGCGCGCCCTGCAGCGATGCCGCTGGAAAACAGAAGACGTACAAGTGGATCATGACGCAGGTCAACACCTCTTTGTCTGGCAGGCTCTGGGACAACGAGCAGCAGGCTCCTTACTTCAATTACGAg GACCAGAAAGGACAGATTCATCAGGTTTGGTATGATGACCCGCAGAGTGTTTGTCCCAAGGCGGACTATGTGAGATCGAAAGGTCTGAGGGGCATTGGCATGTGGAATGGCAACATCTTGGATTATAGTGATGAACCTGTCGCCAGGCAGCAGACCGCAATGATGTGGAATGCACTCTTAGGATGCTAG